Genomic window (Megamonas funiformis):
ATACGTGAAAAAAACATAAAAATTCAACTCCTAGAGTTTTTATTTTGCTAAATGTTTATTACGCAATTGACCACATGCTGCTTGAATATCTGTGCCCATTTCTTGACGAATGGTAGCTGTGAGATGATGGTCATTTAAATACTTAGCGAAAGCTTTTATTCTAGCTAAAGAAGGACGATTGTAATTACGCTCTTTGACTGGATTGATAGGGATTAAGTTCACATTAGCTAATGCTAATTGATTTTTTAAGAGTTTACATAATTCTACTGCTTCAGTCATGTTATCATTGTATTTATCAATTAAGATATATTCATAAGTTATGCGTCTTTTAGTAGTATTAGCATAATTTACAGCAGCTTTAATTACTTCTTCAATAGGATAGCGTTTGTTTATAGGCATTAGCTCTGTACGCAATTCATTATTCGGTGCATGTAAGGAAATTGATAAGGTAATAGGTAGATTTTCTTGAGCTAATTTATTTATTCCCGGCACGATACCAGATGTGGAAATTGTGATATTGCGATAACCTAAATTTAAGCAATAAGGCTCATGTACTAAACGAATGAAGTTTAATACATTATCATAATTGAGCATAGGCTCACCAGAACCCATGATTACTATATTATTGATTTGTTCGCCTGTTTGATTTAATAATTCTTGAATGAACATTGCTTGAGCTAAAATTTCACCTGTGGATAAGTTTCTAGCCATGCCGTGAAGCGTAGAAGCACAGAAACTACAGCCCATATTACAACCTGCTTGAGAAGAAACACAGATACTATTGCCATAAGGTTGACGCATTAAAACTGTTTCTACACCGATACCATCGCCAAATTCTAATAAAAATTTAGTTGTTTTGCCATCACTGGAGTCTAGTCTATCACAAGATTTTGCACGTTCAATAGTAAATTCTTGTGCCAATTTTTCACGTAAATCTTTAGAAAGATTGGTCATTTCATTAAAAGATGTAGCATGTTTTTGATAGAGCCACTCAATAATTTGTTTTGCTCTAAATTTTGGTAGGTTTAAATCTGTGATTAGTGAAGTAAGTTCAGTTAAATTTAAGCCAAAAATATTGGTCATTATAAATTCCCTTCTAAAATAAATATAAATAATAATTTAAGATTTTTATACTTTTTTGTACATACGAGCTATAAAGAAGCCATCTGTATTATCTTTATATGGCATTAATTGTAATGTTTTCTCTTTGCTTTTTGTTTTAAATGGTAAATATTTGCGGATATCTTCTAAAACAAAATCTGGATGTTTAGCTAAAAATTGATTAATGATTTCTATATTTTCTTGTGGCATGATTGTACAAGTACTATAGACTAATACACCTTGAGGTTTTACAGCCCGAGCAGCTGACTCTAAGATAGCTAATTGAAGAGGTGGTAATTTTTCAAAGATTTCTGCTGTTTTGTTCCAGCGGGAGTCAGGTTTACGGCGAAGTACGCCCATTCCAGAACATGGTGCATCAACTAATACTTTATCTGCTTGATTTTTATATTGATTGCCGATTTCACGAGCATCTAATAATTTAGGCTCAATGATGTTGATACCTAATCTATTAGCATTATCTTGAATTAGTTTTAATTTATGTTCGTAGATATCACAAGCTATGATTTTTCCTTTATTTTGCATCAAAGTAGCCATATGTGTAGTTTTACCACCAGGGGCACTACATGTATCAATGATAAATTCATTAGGTTTAGGATCAACTACATGAGCTACAAGCATAGAACTTTCATCTTGCACTTGGGCAAAACCATTTTGTAATGGTGCTAGTTGATTTAAAGAAGTGTGTGTTTTACAAATAATTCCTTCTGGTGCTAATTTGGAAGGAATAACTTCACAACCTGCATTTATAAGCTCTGTGATTAATTCTTGTCGTGTTGTTTTTAAAGTATTGGTACGCAATACAAGTGGAGCATTAGTATTATTGAATTGACAAAGCTTGATAGCAGCTTCACTACCAAAAGTATGAATGAATTTTTTTACTAGCCAAAGAGGGTGTTGTTCTCTGATAGCTAATTCACTAGCTTTATTGCCTGTAGGCATAGCGTATTTTTCTGGTTGGCGGATTAAGTTACGCAAAACGCCATTTACAAATTTTGCAGAACCTTGATTAGAATATTTTTTAGCAAGATTTACAGCTTCATTGCAAGCTGCTGATTCAGGAATTTTGTCCATGAATACAATTTGATAAATACCTAATCGCAATATATTAATAATTGTTGGTTCAATTTTATTTAAAGGTCTATTTACAAATTTTTTTAAAATCCAAAGTAGAGTATCGCCTGCTTTTACTGTACCATAAACCAATTCAGTGATGAAACGGCGGTCTTGGTCGGATAATTGATTTTTTTGCAAATGGCGTGATAGGGATATATTAGCATAAGCTTGTTGAGTATATACTTCATTTAAAATATTTAAAGCAACTTCACGAGCGTTCATAAAATCTCCTTTGCATTTAGTAAACTAAAAAAGACGCTAAGAAAAGCGCCCCTTGAGAATACGTATTTATATTAATATATAATCTTGGTTACAAATTTATTATATAATATAGGTAGAAGCTATGCAAGTTATGTGAGAAATAAAGTAAAAATAAGATGATATCTAATTTAATTTATGAGAAAAGATTAACTTTCCTATATGTTTCTGTTAATTTTCATCTATTTTGTTATACTTTATCATAGTAAGTGTAACAAAGGGAGATGATTATTATTTTTTGTCCTAATTGTGGTAACCAGATAAATGATAATGAAAAATTTTGTTCTAAATGTGGAAATCAAATTAAGCAAGATAGCCAAGATAATAATGAGCAAATGAAGCAAAGTGAAAAAACAATAAGTAACAATATCAGTCAAAATGTAGATACTGAAAAGAATTATACAAAATATAAGTATATAGGTATTTTTATCGCTGTAATTTTATTACTAGGGTTGGTTTCTTTTGGTGCGTATAGTTATTTTGCTCATAAAGATACAAAACAAGTTGAGCAAAATGTAACGGTAGAGCAAAATAAAGAAAATACTGCAAGTGAAGATAAAAATAATGCAGTTAAAGAAGATGTTAAACAACCAGTAGAGGATATTGTTAATTTAGAATATACTCAAAATGATAAATTTATATTAGGCGATAAGGAAGTAGCTAAGATATCTTTTAAAAATGTAGGTAATAATTGCTCAGTTATGCTAGATGATAAAAATCAAGTTTTAATGAATTTTTATACAGATGTATTAGTACCAGATTTAAGTATAAAAGAGATAAAATTGGCAAATTCCGATAAACTTTTCTATGAAGTAAAATGTACAGCAGGGGCTCATGCAAAATTAGAAGGTTATTGGCTAGTAGGCAAAAAAGATGACAAGTGGACTGTATTTATTTCTATGGATAATCTAAAGAGTTTTGGTATAAATCCAGATAAGTATTATAATATGGATAATAAAATTGTAAATGGAAAACTCATCATCAATTGTTTTCATTTAGAAGTTCCTGAAGGAAAATCTATGGCGGAAGGTAAAAAAGTTGATGATTGCTATGTAAAAGTAGATTGGGATAATAATAAACAGACTTTTAGAATGTATTGATAAAAGTAAATAGTAAAAGCAATATAAAAGACGTATACAAATAAATGTATACGTCTTATTTTTATATCTTAATCGTCATAAATGCCTTTTAATAAAGTTTCTTTACGTAAAGATAAACATTCGCAATTTCTATCTTGTTGGGCTAAAGAACGAATTGTATCTAAAAGAATTTTGCTGATCATAGGTGCATCATCATAGAAGATATCTTCTAATACTTGATGAGACCATGGTTTGATACCTTCGCCATAATTTACTACATAATAAAGACCAGCATAACAAGCTCCAATTTCACGAGCGAGATATACTTCAGGGCAGATGGATTGACCTACGATATCTGCATGACCATTTAACATAGCGATTTCCGCAGGGCTTTCAAAATGGCGACCGTCTGTATTAGCATAAGTGCCACGTGTAAAAATTCTACCGCTGAAATGCTTATGTGTATTTTTGATTAATTCTTCACGCATTTGAGGGCAAAGTGCATCACGCATAACAAGTAAATATTTGCCTTCAAGTCCAACATCTTTGCGAATGGACATATCAAGATAATCATCAGGAATGAGAAAATCTCTAGTATCTAATAATTTATTGATAGTACCTACGCCACCTTCAGAGAAAATGCGTTTTACACCGGCTTCGCGGAAAGTCCAGAATAATTGGCGGGAAGCATCAGCACGATTGACACCACTTCTCCAACCATGCATTTTACAAGTTAAAACGCGTGTACCTGCTATTTCAAATAAGCGAAGTTCAGTAGTTTTGCCATAAGGTGTATCAAAAACCATGCGGTCTTGAATTATTTTTACATCATCACATTTAGCACCTAATGGAAAATTGCTGGATAATGTGCCAGAACCACCGATAATGGCAAAATCGGCTTGAGGAATGTTTTGTGTATTCATAAAAAATCTCCTTAATTAAATTTTATTAAAATCGACGAATGATATTATATTCTGTATCACGTTGAGCTGCTTTAAAATCAGCTTTTTCGATTGTATTTACCATTTTGTCAATGGACATTTGATAAGCAGTACCGGCTGCACGAACGACATTTTCTTCAAGCATGATACTACCTAAATCATCAGCACCAAAGGCTAATGTTATTTGTCCAATTTGTTGACCTTGTGTAACCCAAGAGCCTTGAATATGAGAGATATTATCAAAATAGAGTCTAGATACGGCTAGAGTTTTTAGATATTCCCATGAGGATAATTTATTGCCACCTAATTGAGTATTTCCAGGTTGGAAAGTCCACATGATGAAAGCTCTGAAGCCACCTGTTTTATCTTGAAGGTCGCGGACACGTCGCATATGTTCAATGCGTTCTTCAATAGTTTCGCCGAGTCCTAAAACCATAGTAGCTGTACTTTCCATGCCGATAGAGTGAGCAGTTTCCATTACTTTTAGCCAATCATCTGTCATGATTTTTTTAGGGCTTACAATTTTACGCACGCGGTCAACTAAGATTTCAGCTCCACCACCTGGAAGTGAAGCAAGACCAGCAGAACGTAAATCTTGTAGAGTTTCTTTGATAGATTTATTAGCTATCTTGGAAAAATGAAGTATTTCCGCAGGAGAAAAAGAATGGATTACAATATCAGGAAAGGCTGTTTTAATGGTATTAATCATATTTAGGTAATATTCAAAAGGTAAAGAAGGGTGTAGTCCTCCTTGTAACATGACTTGCGTACCACCAGCTTCTTGAGTTTCCTTTACTTTTTGTAAAATAGTTTCTATTGGCAATAAATAAGCGTCTTTGCGATTTTCGCGACGGAAAAAAGCACAGAAACGACATTCATTAAGGCAAACATTAGTGTAGTTGATATTGCGGTCTACAATGAAAGTAACAGTATTGCCAGGGTGTTTTTCTTGGCGAATTTTATTCGCTTGTTGACCTAATTCTAAAATATCACCATGTTTTAAAAGGTCAATAGCTTCTTTATCAGAAAGTCTGTTCATTAATCATACCTCTAATTTATTTTATTTTTCGATATAAAGAATCACGTTGAACAGGTGTATAGCCTGTTTCGGTGATGATTTTTTGCAATTGTGCAGTAGTCATTTTTTGACCTGTTTTAGCGCCAGCAGCATGAATGATTTGTTCTTCTTCAACTGTACCATCTAAATCATCAGCACCAAAGGCAAGGGCTAATTGAGCGATAGGCAAGGTGAGCATCATCCAAAAGGCTTTGATATGAGGAATGTTATCCAATACGAGTCGAGAAATAGCGATAAAACGCAAGCTTTCATAAGATGTAATAGGTTTTATATTGTCTAATTGAGTATTTTGCGGATGAAATGGGAATGAAATAAAAGCTTGGAAGCCATGTGTTTCATCTTGAATTTCTCTAAGTGTGAATAAATGCTGTAATCTTTGTTCTATAGTTTCAATATGACCATAGAGTTCAGAAGCATTAGTTTTCATACCGAGTTTATGAGCTGTTTTTATAGTTTCAATCCATTCTTGTGTATTGGCTTTATTTGGGCAGATTTTAGCACGGATTTCATCATTTAAAATTTCAGCTCCACCACCTGGGAGAGAATCAAGACCTGCTTGTTGTAAAATAGTTAAGACTTCGTAAATGCTTTTTTGGGAAATCTTGGCAAAATGAACTATTTCCACAGGTGTAAAAGCTTGAATATGCACGTTAGGTAAAAGTTTTTTTATGGATTTGATGATTTCTATATAGTAATTAAAATCATTAGTAGGATGTAGAGAGCTTACAATGTGTATTTCTGTTAATCCTTTGACATGAGCGATAGTATCTTTGATTTTAGTTTCAACATCTTCTTTAGTTAAGACAAAACCTCGTTTATCACCATCTTCGCAAGAGAAAGCACATAGAGGACAATTAGCAGTGCAGATATTGGATAAATTTATATGGCGGTTGATATTATAATAGACTTCTTTTTGGCTATGACGTTCTTTGGCTTTTCTTGCCCATGTAGCTAAGTCTAAAATATCAGCGTGTTTGTATAGATATAGTGCTTCATCAAAAGATAAACGCTCTCTATTTTGAGCTTTTGTTATAGCTTGTTGATTGATATTCATAAATAAAAATCCTTTACAAAATAATTAGCTTAATATGTTCTGATTATATTGAAATTGCAATCACATTCAGCAGGTATTCTGCCTGTTTGTTTAATTAAATTGATTAAATTATCACGAGTGAGTGCTTTTGGTGAATTTGCTCCAGCATCGTGCATAATTTTTTCTTCGCTGATAGTGCCGTCTACATCATTTGCACCAAAGCCTAAAGCTAATTGAGCGATAGGTAAAGTGAGCATTACCCAATATGCTTTGATATTATGAATATTATCAAGCATTAATCTACAGATAGCCATAGTTTTTAAATCGTCCCAAACATTAGTGCGATGAACAGTTTTACCTAATTTTGTATTGGCAGGGTGGAATGGGAAGCAAATAAATGTCTGAATGCCACCTGTTTCATCTTGAAGATTGCGAAGTGTGATTAAATGGTTGACACGTTCTTCAATAGTTTCAATATGACCATAGAGCATGGAAGCGTTTGTCTTGATACCAAGCTGATGAGCAGTGCGAGAAACTTCTAACCATTCTTGAGCTGTAGCTTTATTAGGGCAGAGTTTCTGACGAATTCGGTCATTTAAAATTTCAGCTCCACCACCTGGCATAGCTTCAATGCCTGCATCTTTTAATTCTTGTAATACTTCACGAATGGATTTTCCAGAAATCTTAGCAAAATGAGTGATTTCCACGCCAGTAAAACCTTTTAAATGAAGTTGAGGAAATTCTTTTTTGAGCATTTTAATGATATCTACATAATAAGAAAAAGGCCAATCAGGATGTAATCCACTTACAATATGAAGATTTTTCATATTTGGATCTTTGCAAGCATTGGCTACTTTATTATAAATTTGCTCCATAGTCATAGCATACGCTTTTTTATCTGTAGCTTCACAACCGAAAGCACAAAAATCACAAAGAGCTGTGCAAATATTAGTTAAATTTAAATGACAATTTACATTGTAATAAACGTAATCTCCGCTGATACGTTTACGTACTAAATCTGCAAGATAACCTATGCGAGCAAGGTCATTGGAAGCAAAAAGAGCCAACCCATCTTCTTTTGTTAGACGCTCATTATTTAAAATCTTTTGTTCTATTTTATCTAATGTATTAATCACGAGAACACCTCTTAAGTTAAAAAATTCACTTATTAGATTTTACTCTTTTTTTATATATGTATCAACTATAATTATTGAATAGGAAAATAAGTTTTATAAATATTATTAGTGAATAAAATTTTGTGCTATAATAAAAAATACTTATTAATTTTGATGAGGAAGGATTTTTATGGATAATTTGATTTTTAGCTTGAATGCGACTATACCAGTCTTTTTGATGATGGTATTGGGTATGATTTTTCGTAAAATAGGATTATTTGATGAAGCTTTTATTACAAAAATGAATAAATTTGTATTTGTGGTGGCTTTGCCTGCATTATTATTTGAAGATATTGGCTCAGCTAATTTTTATGAAGCTTGGGATACTACATATGTTTTATACTGTTTTGGGGCAACTTTGCTTAGTATATTGATTTCTTTTTTTATTTCTATACCTTTTAGAAAAAATGTTTCTCAAGGTGAATTTGTGCAGGCTGCATATCGCAGTAGTGCTGCTATAATCGGTATGGCTTTTGTACAAAATATTTATGGTGATTATGGTATGGCGTCTTTGATGATAATAGGTACGGTGCCTTTGTATAATGTGATGGCGGTTGTTGTATTGGCCTTATTGAAACCTGGTCAAAGTAGTTTAACTTTTGCCTTGATGAAAAAAACTATTAAAGGTATTATTACTAATCCTATTATATTAGGTATAGTAGTGGGCGTTATTTGGTCACTTTTGAAAATTCCAACTCCAGTGATTGTACATAAGACTGTATCTTTGCTTGCTGTTTTGGCTACACCTATGGGGCTTATGGCTATGGGAGCAGCATTTAAGTTTCAAGGATTTAGTCAAAATATAAAGCCTATTATTGTTTGTAGTGTTATGAAATTAGTTGTATTTGTAGTGTTATTTATGCCATTTGCTATTTATTTAGGCTTTACAGAAAGTAAATTGGTCGCAGCATTGATTATGTTGGGTTCAGCTACAACTGTAAGCTGCTATATCATGGCGAGGAATATGGGACACGACGGTAATTTGACTGCTGGAACAGTAATGCTAACAACTCTTGGAAGTGCGTTTTCATTGACTTTTTGGCTCTATGTGTTAAAGTGTATGAACTTAGTATGAAATAGCTCAAAAAGGGCATTTGTTACCATTTTAAAACGATGTATATTTTTAAATTATTAAATTGTTAGTAGGTTTTTGTATAATTATTTAGTTTAATTTTATACTATATTAGGATATAAAAAATAGATTTAATTCTTTGAAGAAGATAATTTATTTTTATAAGATTCAAGATTATTAATAAGATAATCAATTTCTTGTTTTTTTAGTAAACTAAGAGAATTATTAAACATATAAAAACCACTTGTATTTTTACGTAATTTATTTAATAAGTAATTTATACTATCTAAGTCATTGGTAAAATATTCATTGGCATTGTCTATATGGTAAAAAATATATAGTATTGTACTAAAATTAGATACTTCGTTTTTATCAGCTTTTATTAATTTTTGTATAATCATATCTATATCTAGATGTGATAAAAAACCTCTAGATAAGTAAAAATCATCTTTATGTTCTTTAAAATACGTAATTATTTTATTGTCCCATTTATCTGTAAAAAATGATTGTGGTACATAAGTTAATTTATTTAATATACTTTGTTTTAAGTTTTCTGTATAAGTATTAGATATAATATTATATATACGAGTATTTTCATTAAATTTTTCTAATATATTGAAAGATATATCCATTTCATTATTTATTTTATTAATCATACAAGTTTGATATTTTTCTAAGTCTATAGAAAAACCTATATTTTTTAATTTTACTAATTTTTCTATTATAGAAGGGTATTCTTGGATGGGATATAAATCATTTTTCAATGTTTTATTATATAAATAAAATCTTTTCTTTTTTTATTTTATCTTTATCAAGATGATGATATAGCATAAATTTAGAAATAAAACTATTATCAATATATTGATTGTCAGTAATATCGTCATAATTGAGATTATTAATATGTTTTGATTTTATTTTAATAGCTAAGATAAAAGTAGATTTTAAACAATTATAAATTTCTTTATTAAGATATTTTTTAGGTGTATAAGATATTGAAGATAATATAGGATATAGTTTCTCAATAGATATGATACCAAAAATAAGTGTACGAATATTTGTATGTTTTTTTTGTTTAAATATATTTAATATAGTAGATTTATATTTTAATAATCTTTTTTGTAGTTGTTTATTTCGACAATATTTTTCAACTATAGTGTCGTATAAATCTTCAAAATTAGGATTATACTTTATAGTTATCATAATAGTTTTTTCTTTTGTTTTGGTATAAAGGTCTTTAATAGAAAATAAATAATGTACACGATCTATTAATTGCTCTTTATCTAATTGTTCTTTTTTTGATTATTATCAGTAGATAATTTGTTAAAGTCTATTTTTTCGTTTAGTGTTAACATATATTTTTCAGGAAGATTATTATAAAATTGGGTATAATTTATCTCTTCTTCATTAGCAATAAGAACAACTTTTATATTATTTTGTTCAGTTAATGTATTTATGAAGCTAAGTAATTCATTAATATCTATTTTACATCGTTCGACATCATCTAAGAATAATGAGATATTTTTTAAATCTATAAGATCTTCAAATTTAGGTAAATCATCTTTAGTTATGTTAAATCCTAAAATATTTGAATTATTAAGTGCGTTTAATCCTATATTTATTGCTTTTGAAAATAAATTTAATTTATTAGTTATATTTTTTCCTCGTTTTTCTCCAAATTTATTTTTAAAGAAATTTTCAAATAGAGTTAAATATATTTTGTTAGTTAGTTCGTTAAGGTCTTTTATATCATACAGCGATAGATAATATATATTAGTATATTTTAGAGAACTATCATTTTTTAAGGTAGGTATAAGCTTTTCTTTTACAAAGAAAGTTTTTCCTGTACCCCATTTGCCATCTATTAAAATAGCTTGTGTATATCTGTCTTCTAATAAATAATCTGTAACAATATTTATTAGTTTATCATTATTTATATTCATAATTATTATTTTCCTTAAATTTCTTCTTTAGTTATATAATATTTTTCTAACATATTTTCTATTTGTATATAATTAATTATTATAACATAAAAAATACACCTCAAAGGTTAATGAAAATAACTTTTAAGGTGTATCTTTTTTATATGATATTTTATTTAGAAGAGGCAAGATAGTTATTTAGGTTTTCTTGAGCATGTTGAGCTAATTGTGTATTAACTTTTGCATCTAAAGTATTGATTATATCT
Coding sequences:
- the rsmB gene encoding 16S rRNA (cytosine(967)-C(5))-methyltransferase RsmB, which produces MNAREVALNILNEVYTQQAYANISLSRHLQKNQLSDQDRRFITELVYGTVKAGDTLLWILKKFVNRPLNKIEPTIINILRLGIYQIVFMDKIPESAACNEAVNLAKKYSNQGSAKFVNGVLRNLIRQPEKYAMPTGNKASELAIREQHPLWLVKKFIHTFGSEAAIKLCQFNNTNAPLVLRTNTLKTTRQELITELINAGCEVIPSKLAPEGIICKTHTSLNQLAPLQNGFAQVQDESSMLVAHVVDPKPNEFIIDTCSAPGGKTTHMATLMQNKGKIIACDIYEHKLKLIQDNANRLGINIIEPKLLDAREIGNQYKNQADKVLVDAPCSGMGVLRRKPDSRWNKTAEIFEKLPPLQLAILESAARAVKPQGVLVYSTCTIMPQENIEIINQFLAKHPDFVLEDIRKYLPFKTKSKEKTLQLMPYKDNTDGFFIARMYKKV
- the mqnE gene encoding aminofutalosine synthase MqnE gives rise to the protein MINTLDKIEQKILNNERLTKEDGLALFASNDLARIGYLADLVRKRISGDYVYYNVNCHLNLTNICTALCDFCAFGCEATDKKAYAMTMEQIYNKVANACKDPNMKNLHIVSGLHPDWPFSYYVDIIKMLKKEFPQLHLKGFTGVEITHFAKISGKSIREVLQELKDAGIEAMPGGGAEILNDRIRQKLCPNKATAQEWLEVSRTAHQLGIKTNASMLYGHIETIEERVNHLITLRNLQDETGGIQTFICFPFHPANTKLGKTVHRTNVWDDLKTMAICRLMLDNIHNIKAYWVMLTLPIAQLALGFGANDVDGTISEEKIMHDAGANSPKALTRDNLINLIKQTGRIPAECDCNFNIIRTY
- the mqnE gene encoding aminofutalosine synthase MqnE → MNINQQAITKAQNRERLSFDEALYLYKHADILDLATWARKAKERHSQKEVYYNINRHINLSNICTANCPLCAFSCEDGDKRGFVLTKEDVETKIKDTIAHVKGLTEIHIVSSLHPTNDFNYYIEIIKSIKKLLPNVHIQAFTPVEIVHFAKISQKSIYEVLTILQQAGLDSLPGGGAEILNDEIRAKICPNKANTQEWIETIKTAHKLGMKTNASELYGHIETIEQRLQHLFTLREIQDETHGFQAFISFPFHPQNTQLDNIKPITSYESLRFIAISRLVLDNIPHIKAFWMMLTLPIAQLALAFGADDLDGTVEEEQIIHAAGAKTGQKMTTAQLQKIITETGYTPVQRDSLYRKIK
- a CDS encoding zinc-ribbon domain-containing protein, whose amino-acid sequence is MIIIFCPNCGNQINDNEKFCSKCGNQIKQDSQDNNEQMKQSEKTISNNISQNVDTEKNYTKYKYIGIFIAVILLLGLVSFGAYSYFAHKDTKQVEQNVTVEQNKENTASEDKNNAVKEDVKQPVEDIVNLEYTQNDKFILGDKEVAKISFKNVGNNCSVMLDDKNQVLMNFYTDVLVPDLSIKEIKLANSDKLFYEVKCTAGAHAKLEGYWLVGKKDDKWTVFISMDNLKSFGINPDKYYNMDNKIVNGKLIINCFHLEVPEGKSMAEGKKVDDCYVKVDWDNNKQTFRMY
- a CDS encoding MTAP family purine nucleoside phosphorylase — its product is MNTQNIPQADFAIIGGSGTLSSNFPLGAKCDDVKIIQDRMVFDTPYGKTTELRLFEIAGTRVLTCKMHGWRSGVNRADASRQLFWTFREAGVKRIFSEGGVGTINKLLDTRDFLIPDDYLDMSIRKDVGLEGKYLLVMRDALCPQMREELIKNTHKHFSGRIFTRGTYANTDGRHFESPAEIAMLNGHADIVGQSICPEVYLAREIGACYAGLYYVVNYGEGIKPWSHQVLEDIFYDDAPMISKILLDTIRSLAQQDRNCECLSLRKETLLKGIYDD
- a CDS encoding P-loop NTPase fold protein; this translates as MNINNDKLINIVTDYLLEDRYTQAILIDGKWGTGKTFFVKEKLIPTLKNDSSLKYTNIYYLSLYDIKDLNELTNKIYLTLFENFFKNKFGEKRGKNITNKLNLFSKAINIGLNALNNSNILGFNITKDDLPKFEDLIDLKNISLFLDDVERCKIDINELLSFINTLTEQNNIKVVLIANEEEINYTQFYNNLPEKYMLTLNEKIDFNKLSTDNNQKKNN
- the rlmN gene encoding 23S rRNA (adenine(2503)-C(2))-methyltransferase RlmN — protein: MTNIFGLNLTELTSLITDLNLPKFRAKQIIEWLYQKHATSFNEMTNLSKDLREKLAQEFTIERAKSCDRLDSSDGKTTKFLLEFGDGIGVETVLMRQPYGNSICVSSQAGCNMGCSFCASTLHGMARNLSTGEILAQAMFIQELLNQTGEQINNIVIMGSGEPMLNYDNVLNFIRLVHEPYCLNLGYRNITISTSGIVPGINKLAQENLPITLSISLHAPNNELRTELMPINKRYPIEEVIKAAVNYANTTKRRITYEYILIDKYNDNMTEAVELCKLLKNQLALANVNLIPINPVKERNYNRPSLARIKAFAKYLNDHHLTATIRQEMGTDIQAACGQLRNKHLAK
- a CDS encoding AEC family transporter, coding for MDNLIFSLNATIPVFLMMVLGMIFRKIGLFDEAFITKMNKFVFVVALPALLFEDIGSANFYEAWDTTYVLYCFGATLLSILISFFISIPFRKNVSQGEFVQAAYRSSAAIIGMAFVQNIYGDYGMASLMIIGTVPLYNVMAVVVLALLKPGQSSLTFALMKKTIKGIITNPIILGIVVGVIWSLLKIPTPVIVHKTVSLLAVLATPMGLMAMGAAFKFQGFSQNIKPIIVCSVMKLVVFVVLFMPFAIYLGFTESKLVAALIMLGSATTVSCYIMARNMGHDGNLTAGTVMLTTLGSAFSLTFWLYVLKCMNLV
- the mqnC gene encoding cyclic dehypoxanthinyl futalosine synthase; the encoded protein is MNRLSDKEAIDLLKHGDILELGQQANKIRQEKHPGNTVTFIVDRNINYTNVCLNECRFCAFFRRENRKDAYLLPIETILQKVKETQEAGGTQVMLQGGLHPSLPFEYYLNMINTIKTAFPDIVIHSFSPAEILHFSKIANKSIKETLQDLRSAGLASLPGGGAEILVDRVRKIVSPKKIMTDDWLKVMETAHSIGMESTATMVLGLGETIEERIEHMRRVRDLQDKTGGFRAFIMWTFQPGNTQLGGNKLSSWEYLKTLAVSRLYFDNISHIQGSWVTQGQQIGQITLAFGADDLGSIMLEENVVRAAGTAYQMSIDKMVNTIEKADFKAAQRDTEYNIIRRF